The genomic DNA AATGACTGGCATATGGTCGCAGGCCTTCACCTCTAAAGATCAAATGACGCGGAGGCTCCTCCCCACTTTCTCTATTGCTGCGGCAGCTTCATGGATATCCCGCTCGGTATGGGTTGCCATGAGGGTGCATCGCAGGCGGCAACTGCCGGCAGGAACGGTAGGCGGTCTGATTCCCTGGACAAATATCCCCTCGTCCAGGAGGAGCCTTGTAAACTCCATTGTAGTTTCTGCCTCTCCAACGAAAACAGGAACGATCTGGGTTTCGCTCCCCATGGTGCAGAAGCCCTTCTCATTCAGGAGAGCGCGGAAAAGGAGCGCATTGTTCGCCAGGCGCAGCCGCAACGTCTCACCTTCTGTTGAATCGACAAGATCGAGAGCTGCCAGTGAAGCAGCCAGGGCCGCCGGGGGAAGGGAGGTGGAAAAAATGAAACTTCGTGCTTTGTTTGTGAGGTAATCTATAATTTCACGGCTGGATGCGACATAGGCCCCGAAGCTGCCGAGTGCCTTGCCGAGGGTTCCCATCTGTATATCGATCTCCCCTCCAAGATTCCCGGAAAGCTCCACGCTCCCCCTGCCGCCGGCCCCGAGGACGCCCGTACCGTGGGCATCGTCAACCATCAGCAAAGCATCGAACTCATGCTTTACAGCTACGAGTTCCTCGAGCTTGGCCACGTCTCCATCCATGCTGAAAACGCCGTCGGTGACGATAAGTCGGCGCCCGGTCGTCCAGTTTTCCACGAGCAAGCGCCGAAGAGCCGAAATGTCGTTGTGCGGGTATCGCAGGAGGCGTGAACGGGACAGAATCGCACCATCTACTATGCTTGCGTGATTAAGGCGATCGGAGAAAATTATATCCCCACGTCCGACAAGCGCGGGAATGATGCCGGTATTCGCTGCATATCCTGAATTAAAGACAAGAGCCGCCTCTGTCCCCTTGAACGCTGCCAGCCGTGCCTCAAGCTCCTCGTGAAGCGCCATTGTTCCGGAGACAAGGCGAGCAGCTCCGCTGCCGGTACCATAGCGCTCAACGGCACTGATCGCTGCCTCTTTGAGTTTGGGGTGATCAGCAAGCCCTAGATAATTGTTCGAGCAGAAAAGAAGCGCCTCCTGCCCCCCTATCGAAACGCGGCTCCTCTGGCTCCCCTCCACCCGGCGCATGCTCCGGTATAACCCTTTTTCGCAAAGTATGCGAAGCTCTTCAGCAAAACTCGGCACAGCCTTCTCCTCCCGTGCTTTTCTACCATATACTCCTCCAGCTAGTCAACCTGGAGGGGCAATGCGGTTGACAAATGAAGGGCAGTACCTGCTCAGGAACTACGTATGAGATCGATGATGGTAACTTCGGGAGGAGACAGAAAACGGATAGGAGGCCCCCAGGTGCCGGTACCGCGACTCACGTAAAGGAGGGAATTTTCCTCGTGTCGTGAAAGCCCTACGGGAACCGGATAGAAGAGATGCGTAAGCAGATTGAAAGGAAATATCTGGCCTTTGTGAACGTGGCCGGAGAGTTGGAGGTCGAACAGGCCAAGGCTCTTAGGCTCTATAAGGGGTCGGTGTTTGAGAAGCAAAGTGAAACGCTCGCGCGGCAACACTGCGAGAAGTGAAGCTTCCTCTCTCCCGGCAAACGCACTGCCATGGCGGACTGCAGGGTCATCCACCCCCACCACCGTAAGAAATTCCCCCAGAGAGACACTTTCCCCTCGAAGGACCCGGAAACCTGCCACAGTCGTGATGGCCAAGGAAGACTTCAGTCCTGCATAAAACTCATGATTACCTGTCACTGCATATTTACCGTATCGGGGACTTATTTTTCCGAACATCCTGGCAATCTCCGTGAGGCCGTCGATTTGACCGTCTACAAGATCACCGGTAGAGACCAAAAGATCGGGCCCTGCCTCGGCAATGACTCTTGCAATCCGTGCAATCCTTTCGTCCCGGACGATGAGCCCCAAGTGAACGTCGGACACCTGAACAATCCTCAGCCGATCAACTCCCGCCGGGAGCTTGGATGTGCTGATAACCAACTTCTCGGATCTGATTTTTCTTGCTTCAAAAACGCCGTATATAGATACAGCACCGCCCCAGAGAACTGCTGCCGAAAAGGAAGCCCTGCTCGACAGATATAGCGAGCGCAAATCTGTCCGAGTCAGCTTCTGCACAGCAAGCAGGAGGCCATGATACAGATCGATGGCAAGAGACAGTGAAAAGAAGAGGAAGAGAAAGCCCATCCAGACGTACCCGGTGTAGGCAAGACTTCTGGCAAGGAGTTCGTGCCCCTGACCTTCGGCAAGACGCACAAGAACCGGAGCTACTACCATGACTGCCATGAAAATTCCAATAAGCCATGCCGACGTGACCCCGAAGCCTATGGCACTTCTGGCTTTTACGAATGCATACATGTGGACCCCGCCATAGAGCAGGAAAAACATCAGTAGAAACAGACTCATGCTTCGCTCCCGTCAAAGTACCGGAATACTTTACCACAGTGCCTGTTTACAGACGAGGTGATGATGATATATATCAATCATGACTCCTCGCCGCTTCGTGATTCCCGATGTCCATGGATGTGCATTGACACTTGAGCGGCTGCTCGACCGACATCTTCAACTTCAAAAACAGGACCGGCTCTACTTTCTGGGTGATCTCATCAACCGTGGAGCGCGAAGCCGAGAGGTTCTTGAACTCATTTTTGACTTGATACGCCGCTCCTTTATCGTGTACTGCATCCGTGGAAATCACGAGCAGATGCTCCTCGATGCATGCGACACAATAGAAGCATTCCCTTTATGGCTGATTAATGGCGGCTACGCTACACTTGACAGCTTCAATGCTCATGCTCCCGGCGACATACCAGATCGCTACCTCTATTTTATAGCTTCTTTCCCCTATTACATCGAACTTAACGACTTCATATTGGTGCATGGGAGCCTCAATCTGGACATACCAGATCCTTTTACAGATACTGCGGCAATGCTTTGGGGGCGGAATACTCCCATCAACCTCAGTCGACTCACCAACCGCAGGATAATCTGCGGGCACACGCCATATCCGGTGCCTGTCATCAAGGATAGCCTCAAAGCTGAAATTATCACCCTCGACAATGGGTGTGTTTTGCGGGAGAACTCAAGCCTCGGCGGCTTGACGGGACTTGAACTTAACAGTATGGATCTTGTGTTACAGGAAAATGTTGACTAATCAAGCATTAGGGGGAAGGAGGAATAATGAAACATTTCCGGAAGGAACTGTGGTTCGAGGTAAAGAAGCGCCGAGATTTTATAAACATAACCCCAACGGTAGCGGAGTGCGTGCGTGAAAGCGGAATAAAGGAGGGCCTGCTCCTCTGCAACGCCATGCACATAACAGCAAGCGTGTTCATCAACGATGATGAAGCTGGACTCCATCATGATTTCGAAGTATGGCTTGAAGGGCTGGCTCCGGAAAAACCATATTCCCGCTACCGCCACAACAGCGGTGAAGACAACGGGGACGCGCATTTGAAGCGTACGCTGATGGGCGAGAGGTAGTGGTAGCGATAACAGGAGGGGAACTCGATTTAGGGCCATGGGAGCAAATATTCTATGGAGAGTTCGACGGAATGCGTCGCAAGCGAGTGCTGGTGAAGATCATAGGGGAGTAGGAGGATTCTCAGGGGCTCTTAGAAAGCCTAAGTTCTTCCGCCGGAGGTTTCGAGAGAAGGTATCGAATGAGTGACACGACGTGAAGGAACTGGGAGAAGAAATAAGAAAGCCCCACCACTTTCGTGATGGGGCTTTTAATATAATTCCCGGCGGCGACCTACTCTCCCACACCGCTTCCAGTGCAGTACCATCGGCCCAGAGAGGCTTAACTTCCGTGTTCGGGATGGGAACGGGTGTGACCCTCTCGGCATAGCCACCGAGAAACTCTTTCGTGCTTTTTATGCACGTGAATTTATCTCGGCAATCGCATAGATTTTTCGATTTGTAGTGATTGGGTAAGAGTTGATAAGGAGGGGGTGGGGTTACCACCCCCGAAAATAATTTTTTATGGTCAAGCCTCACGGCCGATTAGTACCGGTCAGCTGAGTGCATTGCTGCACTTACACACCCGGCCTATCAACGTTGTGGTCTACAACGGGCCTTCAGGGGATTGCTCCCGGGGATACCTAATCTTGAAGGAGGCTTCCCGCTTAGATGCTTTCAGCGGTTATCCTTTCCGTACATAGCTACCCAGCGAATGCTCCTGGCGGAACAACTGGAACACTAGAGGTACGTCCATCCCGGTCCTCTCGTACTAAGGACAGCTCTTCTCAAGTATCCTGCGCCCACGGCAGATAGGGACCAAACTGTCTCACGACGTTTTAAACCCAGCTCGCGTACCGCTTTAATTGGCGAACAGCCAAACCCTTGGGACCTACTTCAGCCCCAGGATGCGATGAGCCGACATCGAGGTGCCAAACCTCCCCGTCGATGTGAACTCTTGGGGGAGATCAGCCTGTTATCCCCGGAGTACCTTTTATCCGTTGAGCGACGGCCCTTCCATACAGAACCGCCGGATCACTAAGACCTACTTTCGTACCTGCTCGACTTGTTGGTCTCGCAGTCAAGCTCCCTTATGCCTTTACACTCTACGACCGGTTTCCAATCGGTCTGAGGGAACCATCGCGCGCCTCCGTTACTCTTTGGGAGGCGACCGCCCCAGTCAAACTACCCACCAGACAGTGTCCCCGACCCGGATGACGGGCCTGGGTTAGACACCCAAAACAACCAGGGTGGTATTTCAAGGTTGGCTCCACCGATACTGGCGTACCAGCTTCAAAGCCTCCCACCTATCCTACACAAGCTATTCCGAATGTCACTGTCAAGCTGTAGTAAAGGTTCACGGGGTCTTTCCGTCTTGCCGCGGGTACTCGGCATCTTCACCGAGAATTCAATTTCGCTGAGCCACTGGTTGAGACAGCGCGGAAATCGTTACGCCATTCGTGCAGGTCGGAACTTACCCGACAAGGAATTTCGCTACCTTAGGACCGTTATAGTTACGGCCGCCGTTTACCGGGGCTTCGGTTCAAAGCTTCACCTTGCGGTTAACAAATCCCCTTAACCTTCCGGCACCGGGCAGGCGTCAGACCCTATACATCGTCTTTCGACTTAGCAGAGTCCTGTGTTTTTAGTAAACAGTCGCTACCGCCATTTCTCTGCGACCCCCTCGGGCTTCACGTGCGTATCGCTACACCCAAAGAGGCACACCTTCTCCCGAAGTTACGGTGTCATTTTGCCGAGTTCCTTAACCAGTGTTCTCTCAAGCACCTTAGGATTTTCTCCTCACCCACCTGAGTCGGTTTACGGTACGGTCACCTATGAACTGAAGCTTAGAGGCTTTTCTTGGAAGCATGGGATCAACGACTTTGTGAGCATACGCTCTCGTCATCACCTCTCGACGTTAGCAGGGAAAGGGATTTGCCTCTCTCCCCCGTCTACAGGCTTAAACCGGGACGTCCAGCACCCGGATCGCCTACCCTTCTCCGTCCCCCCATCGCATTCATAGGTGGTACAGGAATATTAACCTGTTTCCCATCAACTACGCCTTTCGGCCTCGCCTTAGGGACCGACTAACCCTACGCAGATTACCTTTACGTAGGAAACCTTGGGTTTTCGGTGTGCGGGTTTCTCGCCCGCATTTTCGCTACTCATGTCAGCATAATCTCTTGTGATACCTCCAGCCGTCCTCGCGGTCGACCTTCGCAGGCTTACACAATGCTCCCCTACCACTCGCACCTTAAAATGCGAATCCGTAGCTTCGGTACTATGCTTGAGCCCCGTTACATTTTCCGCGCAGACCCACTCGACCAGTGAGCTATTACGCTTTCTTTAAAGGATGGCTGCTTCTAAGCCAACCTCCTGGTTGTCTGGGCATTTCCACATCGTTTTCCACTTAGCATAGATTTTGGGACCTTAGCTGACGGTCTGGGCTGTTTCCCTTTCGACTACGGATCTTATCACCCGCAGTCTGACTCCCACGATAACACTTAGCGGTATTCGGAGTTTGGTTAGGTTTGGTAATCTGGTAGGACCCCTAGCCCATCCAGTGCTCTACCCCCGCTAGTTACTTCGTGAGGCTATACCTAAATATATTTCGGGGAGAACCAGCTATCTCCGAGCTTGATTAGCCTTTCACTCCGATCCACAGCTCATCCCCTGGCTTTTCAACGCCAGTGGGTTCGGGCCTCCACGCGGTGTTACCCGCGCTTCACCCTGGCCATGGATAGATCGCCCGGTTTCGGGTCTACTCCCTGCAACTATGTCGCCCTGTTCAGACTCGCTTTCGCTGCGGCTCCGTTCTACGAACTTAACCTCGCTGCAAAGAGTAACTCGCTGACTCATTATGCAAAAGGCACGCGGTCACACTGACTTGCGTCATAGTGCTCCCACTGCTTGTAGGCATACGGTTTCAGGTTCTATTTCACCCTCCTCATCGGAGTACTTTTCACCTTTCCCTCACGGTACTGGTGCACTATCGGTCAGAGAGTAGTATTTAGCCTTGGGAGATGGTCCTCCCAGATTCCCACCGGGTTTCACGTGCCCGGCGGTACTCGGGGACACCCTAGGGTGAATCAAGGTTTCGGATACGGGGCTATCACCCACTATGGCCGGACTTTCCAGACCGTTCTCCTACCCATCATCAATCCCACGTCGGGGCCCCACAACCCCCAAATCACCGAGGTGATTCAGGTTTGGGCTGTTCCGCTTTCGCTCGCCACTACTGACGGAATCACTATTGTTTTCTTTTCCTGCGGGTACTTAGATGTTTCAGTTCCCCGCGTTCGCCTCATGTACCTATGTATTCAGTACATGATTCTGGAGCATTACCTCCAGAGGGTTTCCCCATTCGGAAATCCCCGGATCAAAGCCTGTTTAGCGGCTCCCCGAGGCTTATCGCAGCTTACCACGTCCTTCATCGCCTCTCTCTGCCTAGGCATCCACCGTACGCCCTTAGTAGCTTGACCATAAAAAAATCATAAACTTAATCAATTCTACCCGTGCGCACTCATATCTTTCGATACTCATGCCTACTACAAATCTTCTATGCAATTGTCAAAGAACGGTGTATGAGCAACAATTCGTTGCCCTACGTAAACTTGGTGGAGGTGAACGGGATCGAACCGATGACCTCCTGCGTGCAAGGCAGGCGCTCTCCCAGCTGAGCTACACCCCCAAGTAATCTGGTGGGCCTGGGTGGACTCGAACCACCGACCTCACGATTATCAGTCGTGTGCTCTAGCCAGCTGAGCTACAGGCCCGTTCGGCTTCGACTT from Geobacter sp. DSM 9736 includes the following:
- the bioF gene encoding 8-amino-7-oxononanoate synthase codes for the protein MPSFAEELRILCEKGLYRSMRRVEGSQRSRVSIGGQEALLFCSNNYLGLADHPKLKEAAISAVERYGTGSGAARLVSGTMALHEELEARLAAFKGTEAALVFNSGYAANTGIIPALVGRGDIIFSDRLNHASIVDGAILSRSRLLRYPHNDISALRRLLVENWTTGRRLIVTDGVFSMDGDVAKLEELVAVKHEFDALLMVDDAHGTGVLGAGGRGSVELSGNLGGEIDIQMGTLGKALGSFGAYVASSREIIDYLTNKARSFIFSTSLPPAALAASLAALDLVDSTEGETLRLRLANNALLFRALLNEKGFCTMGSETQIVPVFVGEAETTMEFTRLLLDEGIFVQGIRPPTVPAGSCRLRCTLMATHTERDIHEAAAAIEKVGRSLRVI
- a CDS encoding metallophosphoesterase, with the translated sequence MSLFLLMFFLLYGGVHMYAFVKARSAIGFGVTSAWLIGIFMAVMVVAPVLVRLAEGQGHELLARSLAYTGYVWMGFLFLFFSLSLAIDLYHGLLLAVQKLTRTDLRSLYLSSRASFSAAVLWGGAVSIYGVFEARKIRSEKLVISTSKLPAGVDRLRIVQVSDVHLGLIVRDERIARIARVIAEAGPDLLVSTGDLVDGQIDGLTEIARMFGKISPRYGKYAVTGNHEFYAGLKSSLAITTVAGFRVLRGESVSLGEFLTVVGVDDPAVRHGSAFAGREEASLLAVLPRERFTLLLKHRPLIEPKSLGLFDLQLSGHVHKGQIFPFNLLTHLFYPVPVGLSRHEENSLLYVSRGTGTWGPPIRFLSPPEVTIIDLIRSS
- a CDS encoding metallophosphoesterase family protein; translated protein: MTPRRFVIPDVHGCALTLERLLDRHLQLQKQDRLYFLGDLINRGARSREVLELIFDLIRRSFIVYCIRGNHEQMLLDACDTIEAFPLWLINGGYATLDSFNAHAPGDIPDRYLYFIASFPYYIELNDFILVHGSLNLDIPDPFTDTAAMLWGRNTPINLSRLTNRRIICGHTPYPVPVIKDSLKAEIITLDNGCVLRENSSLGGLTGLELNSMDLVLQENVD